The candidate division KSB1 bacterium genome segment CGGCATGCCCGGCTGAAGCTTCGCGCTCCGCAGTTCCAATTTCAATCCTCCGTATAAAATTCGCCTGTTTGCCAAAGGCGGCATGTTTTTCCTCCCGCGAAAATGCACTCTCATGAAATGTTTTTTCGTGGGAGGATTTTTTGTTTTTGCTCCCGACACCGGGCTCTCCGCCCGCGCCGCCGGGCATGATGGGATGGCAGAAGGCAACGCCCTGGAAACCTCCTGCACAAATGGCCTTTTCCGTGGGAATTCTGCTTTGGTGGGCGGATTTTTTGTTTGATCTTGATACCGAGGGTTGAATACCTGCTGCACGACAAGCAGGGCGTCCCCGACGGGACTGAGGAGCTGCACCTCTCATCTGCAGGGCAGCAGCGAAAACAGCTCGAGCGGACCGGGCTGATGGCTTCGGGTCAGTGACAAAATGCAAGCTCCGGAGGAACGGCCGGGCTCTGTCCAACGCCGGCCCGGGCCAGCCGCATAAAAACAAAAGTGCATGCCGGGGCGCAAAGTCATTGCGATGACGCCGAGGGAAAGCATGCAAAATTTTTTGTGCCCCGGCAGTTCAGCGTTTCCGGGGTTTGCCTGGCAGTCATAATGCGCGCATTTTGTAAGGTGGCTTTGGAAAACGAAAGGCGCACGGCCGGGCGGGCCGTGGGAGAGTTCGCAGGGCTTGCGGGTGGCGGTCAATTGGGCGAGATGCGGCACAGCACCGCGTTGCCGGTGTTGAAAACAACGCGGCTCACTCTGGCCGGATAGGCGGGAAATTCCAGCAATCCGCCTTCATGTGAGACTTGCACGCGCCGGGTCAGCGTGAAGCCGTCGGCATATTCCACCGTAACGGGAACCGGCATGTTGAAATCCGGCGGGACGTCCTGCTGGCGTACGTGCACGCGCACGATATATTCCGGTTTGCCCGAGGAGGGGGCGGGGCGCGCCACCGGCAGTCCGGCCGGCAGGGTGGCGGGCACGGTGATGATCTCGTGGCGCCAGTGATACCTCGGCACGTGGTTGTGATGAATCCATTGCCGGAAGAAATCGGTGAGCGGCGCGCCATAATGCTGCTCGGCCAGCCGCTGAAAGTCGCGGGTGGCGGGCTCGCCGTCGCGATGCACGCGAAGAAAGTCCGCGAGCAAATTCCAGAAGCGGGAATCGTCGCCGGTGTCAAGATCGCGCAGCAGCCAGCGCAACATGTGCAGAACGTAGGCGCCCTTTTCGTAGGTTTGCATGTAATAGTCCAGCGCCTCGCGCTGGCCGAGGCGAACGCCCATGGCAATGGGACCGGCGCGCAGGCCCTCACTCTTGCGCAAAGCCTCCTTGCTGAATCCGAAGCGCTGCATGCCGATGCTCACGCCGACGTTGCCCTGCTCCAGCAAATCATTGCTCCAGGCCTGCAAAATCTCGGTGAAGTGATTTTTGTCGCGCAACACCCATTCCACATATAGCGCGCCGAGGTATTCGGCAAAGGCTTCGCTCAGCCACTGATCGTGATAGGTGGCCCAGCCCAGCGTGTTGCCAAACCATTGATGTGCGATTTCGTGGCTGCGCAGCGCTTCGCGCGGGCCCTGGGCATGGCCGGAAAATCCCAGCCAGGACAGGGTGACGAAACCGGGAAAGCCCTGGCTGTGAAAGGTGGGCACCTCCACGACGCGCAGCACCGGCAGGCGGTATTCTCCCAGCCGGCTGGCGAAGAAGTAGAGGCTGTTGGCCACATCGGCGGCCACCCGTTTGCGCGTGCCGGGGGTGTGGCGTGCACTGCTGTAGATTTCGATGGGCGGCAACCCCAAACCCGGTATGAACACGGTGTCCGCGTTGAAGCTGCCCAGGCAGAAGGTCGAGGCTTTGGCCGGTGCGTGCGTGCGATAATAGCTCAGGTGAAAGCCCGCTTCCTCCCAATCGCGCACCAGGTGGCCCAGGGTCAGCACCCGCAAACGCGGCGGGCATTTGTAGACGATGTTGTAATGCGCCCGCTGCAGGTAACCCAGCCGCGGCACCCAAAAAACCGCATCCTTCAGGGCATACATGCCGTTGTCGTGGCGGCGCAGCAACTCGCCCTTGTAGTGGAACAGCAGCCGCAGGGTGTCCCCGCGCGCACGCGCTTGTTCAACAAAGACCGTGACTTCGCCCTCCTTCTTCTCGCGCACGAAACTGAGCGTGTCGCCGTCCTCCGAGAGAATCCAGGCGATCTCCAGATCGGCAGCCAGCGCGAAATGGAAGGCCGGCGGTTTTTGTTGGGGCAGCAGCAGGTTCACTCCCATGTCGGCTTCCAGCATGCCGTTTTGGCTGAGTTGAATCCAGCCGTTGTAGCGCAGCAGGGCGGGCCGGGGGGCGGTGGAATCCGCGGAGACCGCGTAGCTGCAAACGGTGAACAGCGGCCGGCCAACGCGCTTGTGAAAATACTGCAGGAATGCCACCTGCTCGACCGCAGCCGCGTCATAGATATAAATGTACAACGGCGGAAAGGGATTCAGGTCGCGCTCGGGAGAAAAGGCGCAGACCACCTGGGTGGTAATGACGGGCTGCAACCGGCTGCGCAACAGGTGCGCGGCGAGATTGTAGCCGCGGCGCTCGAGCAGAAGCGCCTGCAGATTATCCGCCAGTTCCCGCGCCGGGCGCGAAAAAATCGCCGGGGCGTGCGGCAGACGGGCGAAGATGGCAGTGTCCGGCAGCAGGGTTTGCAGCATGCCGGCATGCGGAAAGCGCAACAGCAGGTGGTTGGTGGTGCCGGTAATGACGGAGTCTTTGGTGAAGCGGACCAGTTGAAATTGTTCGGCGTCGTCACGCGGGTGGAATTCCACGTGCGCCTGGCCTTCGAACAGCAGACCGGTGCAACCGGCGATGGAGTCTTGCAGCGGCGCCAGCCGGCCGGCGATCAAGGTCACGCGGAAGTCCGG includes the following:
- a CDS encoding M1 family aminopeptidase codes for the protein MKAPVITCLLAALALGVRVPPAGAAGKNGLRDPALQRLYRSLRSPAIAQTGWYTDTLRLHLPDFRVTLIAGRLAPLQDSIAGCTGLLFEGQAHVEFHPRDDAEQFQLVRFTKDSVITGTTNHLLLRFPHAGMLQTLLPDTAIFARLPHAPAIFSRPARELADNLQALLLERRGYNLAAHLLRSRLQPVITTQVVCAFSPERDLNPFPPLYIYIYDAAAVEQVAFLQYFHKRVGRPLFTVCSYAVSADSTAPRPALLRYNGWIQLSQNGMLEADMGVNLLLPQQKPPAFHFALAADLEIAWILSEDGDTLSFVREKKEGEVTVFVEQARARGDTLRLLFHYKGELLRRHDNGMYALKDAVFWVPRLGYLQRAHYNIVYKCPPRLRVLTLGHLVRDWEEAGFHLSYYRTHAPAKASTFCLGSFNADTVFIPGLGLPPIEIYSSARHTPGTRKRVAADVANSLYFFASRLGEYRLPVLRVVEVPTFHSQGFPGFVTLSWLGFSGHAQGPREALRSHEIAHQWFGNTLGWATYHDQWLSEAFAEYLGALYVEWVLRDKNHFTEILQAWSNDLLEQGNVGVSIGMQRFGFSKEALRKSEGLRAGPIAMGVRLGQREALDYYMQTYEKGAYVLHMLRWLLRDLDTGDDSRFWNLLADFLRVHRDGEPATRDFQRLAEQHYGAPLTDFFRQWIHHNHVPRYHWRHEIITVPATLPAGLPVARPAPSSGKPEYIVRVHVRQQDVPPDFNMPVPVTVEYADGFTLTRRVQVSHEGGLLEFPAYPARVSRVVFNTGNAVLCRISPN